In Acidimicrobiia bacterium, the sequence ACCCCGAGCGGTTCCGACGTCTCGGCGCCCGCTTCCTCGGGCCCGAGGTCGAGGCGGTGGAGGCGTGGTCGTGGAGCTGACCGTGCTCGGGTGCTCGGGCTCCTACGCGGGCCCCGACGGCGCCGGCTGCAGCGGCTACCTCGTCCGAGAGGGCGGCACCGCGATCTGGGTCGACTGCGGCAACGGCACCTTCGGGGCGCTCCAGGCGCGGCTTCCCGTCCGCGACGTCAGCGCCGTCGTGCTGACCCACGAGCACCCCGACCACTGCGTCGACCTCTACGGGTTGCACGTGATGCTGCGGTACGCGCTGCACCGCGCCAACCTGCCCGTCTACGCCCCGGCCGGCCTCGGCGAACACCTGGGGACGCTCGTGGGCGGCGACTGGGGCGACGCCTTCGAGTGGCACGTCATCGACGAGCGCGCACCGGTCACGATCGGTGCCGCCACGCTCCGGTTCTCGCGCACCGACCACCCGCCGCCGACGTACGCGGTCGAGGTCGCGGCGGGCGGGTCGCGCCTCGTCTACACCTCGGACACCGGGCCGGGCTGGAGCGTGGCCGCGTTCGGGCACGACGCCGACCTCGTGCTCTCGGAGGCCACCTAC encodes:
- a CDS encoding MBL fold metallo-hydrolase, with the protein product MELTVLGCSGSYAGPDGAGCSGYLVREGGTAIWVDCGNGTFGALQARLPVRDVSAVVLTHEHPDHCVDLYGLHVMLRYALHRANLPVYAPAGLGEHLGTLVGGDWGDAFEWHVIDERAPVTIGAATLRFSRTDHPPPTYAVEVAAGGSRLVYTSDTGPGWSVAAFGHDADLVLSEATYLDGQKPVPIHLSAKEAGTAARAAGARRLMLTHVWPEIDRRLTLAEGSAAFGEPALLAAPGLVTTVG